One Deinococcus grandis DNA window includes the following coding sequences:
- a CDS encoding DinB family protein: MTDLTLLLEAFRRNARVNDTLIAALTPGEFALSDGHGGWTVERHLRHMATFRVGWLWNMSRDHARQLLNPDELDADGDPQWRWANAPAASLPEALAAGDAAAIAAVEAHRASGEPFADPWGEGTYRSDPAHFLMHTIVHDSHHRGQILSLIRQGGRTPEQMDALDSHWAIWRE; this comes from the coding sequence ATGACCGACCTGACCCTGCTGCTCGAGGCCTTCCGCCGCAACGCCCGCGTGAACGACACCCTGATCGCCGCCCTGACGCCCGGGGAGTTCGCCCTGAGCGACGGGCACGGCGGGTGGACTGTCGAGCGGCACCTGCGCCACATGGCGACCTTCCGGGTGGGCTGGCTGTGGAACATGAGCCGCGACCACGCCAGACAGTTGCTGAACCCCGATGAACTGGACGCCGACGGCGACCCGCAGTGGCGCTGGGCGAACGCCCCCGCTGCCAGCCTGCCGGAGGCCCTGGCCGCCGGGGACGCCGCCGCGATTGCTGCCGTGGAGGCGCACCGCGCGTCCGGCGAGCCCTTCGCCGACCCGTGGGGCGAGGGCACGTACCGGAGCGACCCGGCGCACTTCCTGATGCACACCATCGTGCACGACAGCCACCACCGCGGGCAGATCCTGAGCCTGATCCGTCAGGGCGGCCGCACGCCCGAGCAGATGGACGCGCTGGACAGCCACTGGGCGATCTGGCGCGAGTAG
- a CDS encoding DinB family protein, with translation MDPATLYDHLTRARRDLLGTLRAAPEGVLRSPLLRGERFHSILDLLVHTAEVEDGWIHGDFQGLPMVQDRFPDIGAGVTGPGTPLGLDAIAAYWQAVEADTRAYLGSLTEADLERTVTLDDWPEGHRQFTLSGLVWHVLLHEVRHTAQIAALLRTQGVKPPQLDLLFYLPALETGRSAATFVNPPPEDA, from the coding sequence ATGGACCCCGCCACGCTGTACGACCACCTGACCCGGGCGCGGCGCGACCTGCTGGGCACGCTGCGCGCCGCGCCGGAGGGCGTGCTCCGGTCGCCGCTGCTGCGCGGCGAGCGGTTCCACTCGATTCTGGACCTGCTGGTCCACACCGCCGAGGTCGAGGACGGCTGGATCCACGGGGACTTCCAGGGCCTCCCGATGGTGCAGGACCGCTTCCCGGACATCGGGGCGGGTGTGACTGGACCCGGCACGCCCCTCGGCCTGGACGCTATCGCCGCGTACTGGCAGGCGGTCGAGGCGGACACCCGCGCGTACCTCGGCAGCCTGACGGAGGCTGACCTGGAGCGCACCGTCACGCTGGACGACTGGCCCGAGGGTCACCGGCAGTTCACGCTGAGCGGGCTGGTCTGGCACGTCCTGCTGCACGAGGTGCGGCATACGGCGCAGATCGCCGCGCTGCTGCGCACCCAGGGCGTGAAACCGCCGCAACTGGACCTGCTGTTCTATCTGCCCGCGCTGGAGACCGGACGGTCCGCCGCCACCTTCGTGAACCCACCCCCGGAGGACGCATGA
- a CDS encoding GNAT family N-acetyltransferase, with product MSVPRAPLIRAATPADAPGIAAVHVQSWRDTYAGLLPADFLARMTSPETQAQRAAFWTGNIAAGQDAVFVAGDAGQIVAFASAGPPRDHPGFDAELFTLYSLKAAQGAGTGRELLRQAAQAMQARGAASLALWVLDTNPTRHWYARRGAHECGEKQDGALRELRMGWSDLTPLMGAPT from the coding sequence ATGTCCGTGCCCCGCGCCCCCCTGATCCGCGCCGCCACGCCCGCCGACGCCCCCGGCATCGCCGCCGTGCACGTCCAGAGCTGGCGCGACACCTACGCGGGGCTCCTCCCCGCCGACTTCCTGGCCCGCATGACCAGCCCCGAGACGCAGGCGCAGCGCGCCGCGTTCTGGACGGGCAACATCGCGGCCGGGCAGGACGCCGTGTTCGTCGCCGGGGACGCCGGGCAGATCGTGGCCTTCGCCTCCGCCGGGCCGCCGCGCGACCACCCGGGCTTCGACGCGGAACTCTTCACCCTGTATAGCCTGAAAGCCGCGCAGGGCGCAGGCACCGGTCGTGAGCTGCTGCGACAGGCGGCGCAGGCCATGCAGGCGCGCGGCGCGGCCAGCCTCGCCCTGTGGGTGCTGGACACCAACCCCACCCGCCACTGGTACGCCCGCCGGGGCGCCCACGAGTGCGGCGAGAAACAGGACGGCGCCCTGCGCGAGCTCCGCATGGGCTGGTCAGACCTCACGCCCCTCATGGGTGCGCCCACGTGA
- a CDS encoding tRNA-binding protein, producing MATDLKPTVSPAQSLDLLDIRLGRVLNAEPAPGTPKPAYRLTVDFGKYGTRVSVGRFTGHTPQELIGAQVLGVLNFEPRPVGDSVSEVLILGVQLPGAPSGDATPLVPLHAAKLGSKVF from the coding sequence ATGGCGACCGACCTCAAACCCACCGTCAGCCCGGCCCAGAGCCTCGACCTGCTCGACATCCGCCTGGGCCGCGTCCTGAACGCCGAACCCGCCCCCGGCACCCCGAAGCCCGCCTACCGCCTGACGGTCGACTTCGGGAAGTACGGCACGCGCGTCAGCGTGGGGCGCTTCACCGGGCACACCCCGCAGGAACTGATCGGCGCGCAGGTGCTGGGCGTCCTGAACTTCGAGCCCCGCCCCGTCGGGGACAGCGTGTCCGAGGTGCTGATCCTGGGCGTGCAGCTGCCCGGCGCGCCCAGCGGCGACGCCACCCCCCTGGTCCCGCTGCACGCCGCGAAACTGGGCAGCAAGGTGTTCTGA
- the tsaE gene encoding tRNA (adenosine(37)-N6)-threonylcarbamoyltransferase complex ATPase subunit type 1 TsaE, producing the protein MSVTSPLPLAPGESRVLRGLHEQHALGAALAGALPAGGVLFLEGELGAGKTSLTQGLVGAHGFTEPVTSPTYALMNVYPAPGGQVLHVDAYRVRDVQELFEMDLEELVRGSRVSVIEWGEGLYAEYPDAPILRLEHQPDPETRLVTRLR; encoded by the coding sequence ATGAGCGTCACCTCTCCCCTGCCCCTGGCCCCCGGCGAGTCCCGCGTCCTGCGCGGCCTGCACGAGCAGCACGCGCTCGGTGCGGCGCTGGCCGGGGCGCTCCCGGCGGGGGGCGTGCTGTTCCTGGAGGGCGAACTGGGCGCCGGGAAGACCAGCCTCACGCAGGGACTGGTGGGCGCCCACGGCTTCACCGAGCCGGTCACGAGTCCCACGTACGCGCTGATGAACGTGTACCCCGCACCCGGCGGGCAGGTGCTGCACGTGGACGCCTACCGCGTGCGGGACGTGCAGGAACTCTTCGAGATGGACCTCGAGGAACTGGTGCGCGGCAGTCGCGTCAGCGTGATCGAGTGGGGCGAGGGCCTGTACGCCGAGTACCCGGACGCACCCATCCTGCGCCTGGAACACCAGCCGGACCCGGAGACGCGCCTCGTGACCCGGCTGCGCTGA
- a CDS encoding DinB family protein — translation MTASAASVPAVSPALSIPDFVTHWQGHRALTRRVIEAFPDDQLFTFSLGGMRPFGAQATEIHLVDAMTVTAMRTGEWPEPDWASGPTDKAGLLAAWDEVSAELEQHGPHTDPAFFNQMHALPWGEMPGWVAAIYAVDNEIHHRAQGYVYLRALGTEPPAFYER, via the coding sequence ATGACCGCGTCCGCCGCGTCCGTCCCCGCCGTGTCCCCCGCCCTGTCCATTCCCGACTTCGTCACTCACTGGCAGGGGCACCGCGCCCTGACCCGCCGCGTCATCGAGGCCTTCCCCGACGATCAGCTGTTCACCTTCAGCCTGGGCGGCATGCGGCCCTTCGGCGCGCAGGCCACCGAGATCCACCTCGTGGACGCCATGACCGTCACCGCCATGCGGACCGGCGAGTGGCCCGAACCCGACTGGGCGAGCGGCCCCACCGACAAGGCCGGGCTGCTGGCCGCCTGGGATGAGGTGAGCGCCGAACTGGAGCAGCACGGCCCGCACACCGACCCCGCCTTCTTCAACCAGATGCACGCCCTGCCGTGGGGCGAGATGCCCGGCTGGGTCGCCGCGATCTACGCCGTGGACAACGAAATCCACCACCGCGCCCAGGGGTACGTCTACCTGCGCGCGCTGGGCACCGAACCCCCCGCCTTCTACGAGCGCTGA
- a CDS encoding helix-turn-helix transcriptional regulator, protein MYDPSMRVLTVLELLQAHEEVSGADLARRLEVSPRTVQRYVARLQDLGIPVEGRRGVGGAYRLKAGFRLPPLMFTPEEALAAALGLRTLRHLGLHALAPAAQAASAKLSRSLPHDLRADMLALEGSVQFDTGPWVAPTDAHLLAALLRAVRDACTVTFTYAAPDAPETRRDADVHRVVHLEGRWYAVAHCHLRAARRSFRLDRMSALTVQARHFTPEPDFDAAAYLRSTLRAPKPTYAISVWLDCPPEDLRGRVSTWGTDLRPDAHGTRLTTTREGLSGFAAFLLGLDCDFRVDSPPELRAEFARLAERCAAHTGNALSGPIGPAYTGA, encoded by the coding sequence ATGTACGACCCGAGCATGCGGGTACTGACCGTGCTGGAACTCCTCCAGGCGCACGAGGAGGTCAGCGGCGCCGACCTGGCCCGCCGCCTGGAGGTCAGCCCCCGTACCGTGCAGCGCTACGTCGCCCGCCTGCAGGACCTCGGCATTCCCGTCGAGGGCCGCCGGGGCGTGGGCGGCGCGTACCGCCTGAAGGCGGGCTTCCGCCTGCCACCCCTGATGTTCACGCCGGAGGAGGCGCTGGCCGCCGCGCTGGGCCTGCGCACCCTGCGCCACCTGGGCCTGCACGCCCTGGCCCCCGCCGCGCAGGCCGCCAGCGCGAAGCTGTCGCGCAGCCTCCCGCACGACCTGCGCGCCGACATGCTGGCCCTGGAGGGCAGCGTGCAGTTCGACACCGGCCCCTGGGTGGCGCCCACCGACGCGCACCTGCTGGCCGCGCTGCTGCGCGCCGTGCGGGACGCCTGCACCGTCACCTTCACGTACGCCGCCCCCGACGCCCCCGAGACGCGCCGGGACGCGGACGTGCACCGTGTGGTGCATCTGGAGGGCCGCTGGTACGCCGTCGCCCACTGCCACCTGCGCGCGGCGCGGCGCTCGTTCCGGCTGGACCGCATGAGCGCCCTGACCGTGCAGGCCCGCCACTTCACCCCTGAACCCGACTTCGACGCCGCCGCGTACCTGCGCTCCACGCTGCGCGCCCCGAAACCCACCTACGCCATCAGCGTGTGGCTCGACTGCCCCCCGGAGGACCTGCGCGGCCGGGTATCCACCTGGGGTACCGACCTGCGCCCCGACGCGCACGGCACGCGCCTGACCACCACCCGCGAGGGCCTGAGCGGCTTCGCGGCGTTCCTGCTGGGCCTGGACTGCGATTTCCGCGTGGATAGCCCCCCGGAACTGCGCGCCGAGTTCGCCCGGCTGGCCGAACGCTGCGCCGCGCACACCGGTAACGCGCTGTCCGGGCCCATCGGCCCTGCGTACACTGGGGCATGA
- a CDS encoding DUF2089 domain-containing protein: MRPLPLPFPDETESPLVTELRFPTSGVTVRGVFELNEFAVLTPENLEFLRLYIRVRGNLKEVERVLGISYPTVRARFDTLLRAIGYEPEQADPQAEVLASLERGEITPDEAARKLRR; encoded by the coding sequence ATGCGGCCCCTGCCCCTCCCCTTTCCCGACGAGACCGAGTCCCCGCTGGTGACCGAGCTGCGCTTCCCGACCAGTGGCGTGACGGTGCGCGGCGTGTTCGAACTGAACGAGTTCGCGGTGCTGACCCCGGAGAACCTGGAATTCCTGCGCCTGTACATCCGCGTGCGCGGCAACCTGAAGGAGGTCGAGCGGGTCCTGGGCATCAGCTACCCCACGGTGCGGGCGCGGTTCGACACGCTGCTGCGCGCCATCGGCTACGAACCAGAGCAGGCCGACCCGCAGGCCGAGGTGCTCGCCAGCCTGGAACGCGGCGAGATCACCCCGGACGAGGCCGCCCGCAAACTGCGCCGCTGA